The Nodosilinea sp. FACHB-141 nucleotide sequence TCGACCAGCCCTCGCACGGTTTTGACCACGGCGGCGAAAATTTCTTCGGGGTCTTGTTCGGCGGTGGCTATGTTGGGGGTATAGAGGGGATAGGTCACCAGAGCTTTGCCCACCACCTGCCCCGCTTCGGTAAACAGCACCGACTTGGTACTGGTGGTGCCAATATCGACCCCAATGATGTAGTTCTGATTGGTCATAGAGTAATGGCCTGATGTAGCAGCGATCGCTCGGTGCGCTTAATCAGGCTATACCCCAGCGGCACCGACGACAAAATCAACGCTGCGTCAAATCATGTCGCAGGCTCAATAGATCGCAAAGTCCATGCTAGCCCTCTCCCCCAGCCCCTCTCCCAGGGAGGAGAGGGGAGCCGGAAAAGCCTTTAAAGTTCCTCTCCCAGCTTGGGAGAGGGATTGAGGGTGTAGCTTGCTTTCCGAAGGGCGGGCTAGATCCCGTCAGAAGGGATTGTTTTCGACCTACTGAGGCCATACAACCCGGTCCCATACCCTTTGGGCATGGGACCGAGCCTAGCCGGTTAGTCGACGATCGCTACTCTTTGTAGTGATCGCGCATCGCCTTGTGAATCGTCTTCCACCGCCGTTTGCTGTTGAGAGCAGCGCGGGCATCGTGTCGCTGGTCGAGCCACTGCTGCTCGCGCTGGAGCTTGTGGTAGCTGTGCAGGCGATCGCCGCTTAGATCGCCTGCTGCGATCGCCGCTTCCACCGCACAACCGGGTTCGCCCTGGTGCCGACAGTCCCTAAATCGACAGTCTTCAGCGAAGGCCTCGATATCGGCAAAGGTCGCCTCCAGCCCCTCGCTAGTCGTCCAGAGCTGTAGCTCGCGCATGCCCGGCGTGTCGATCAGCAGTGCCCCCGAGGGCAGGGGCAGCAGGTGCCGCCCGGTGGTGGTGTGCCGTCCGCGACTGTCATCCTCGCGCACACTTTGAGTGGTCTGTTGCTGACTGCCCAAAAAATGGTTGGTCAGCGTAGACTTACCCACCCCCGAGGAGCCAATCAGCGCCACGGTTTGCCCTGCCCCCAGGTAAGGGACGAGCTGTTCTAACCCAACTTCCGTAGCGGCA carries:
- the rsgA gene encoding ribosome small subunit-dependent GTPase A, giving the protein MNLTELGGWSTTCDRAFAPWAEAGFEAGRVALEHRGAYRLLTPAGELSAEIAGQFRHQAADSQAFPAVGDWVVIQRQDEGTHAVIHAVLPRQSEFVRKAAGGKTEGQVVATNVDTVFLVTGLDGDFNLRRLERYLVAAWESRATPVVVLNKADTCDNLADCLDQVASVAIGVPVHAVSAATEVGLEQLVPYLGAGQTVALIGSSGVGKSTLTNHFLGSQQQTTQSVREDDSRGRHTTTGRHLLPLPSGALLIDTPGMRELQLWTTSEGLEATFADIEAFAEDCRFRDCRHQGEPGCAVEAAIAAGDLSGDRLHSYHKLQREQQWLDQRHDARAALNSKRRWKTIHKAMRDHYKE